The DNA window GACGGAGCCACGGACGGGCCGCCGGAAATTCACCCCTCGATGCGGGAACCGCGCGTGTACCTCTAACGAGGTGTTGACGTTCCGTCACATCTTGATCACCCTGGTGTGGAGCGATTCGACGCGAGGGGACGCCAAGGGCACGCCTTGACGAGTGCGGGTCGCGGGGTGGCGGCTGCCGTGCCGCGCTCGGGGCGTGCACGCGCACCGCCGCCACCCGCAGGTCTTCCTTGTCGTCTCCCGCATTTCCTGTGCGAGATCGCGGTGTGCGGCCCAGGTCGTTTCTCTTGGTCAGCCGTCCTGCCGTCGCCCGAGCAAACGGCCCTGCTCCTGCTTCAGGCCCGCGAACCCGTGCCGCGCGTATGCGGCCAGCTCCTCACTGGGGAAGGGCACCACGGACAGGTGCTGGTCATAGCTCCCCTGCTCCCACCGGGCGGCCGTGATCTCGTAGCCGGAAACGTGGGCGCACAGCTGAAGCAGAATCGGCGGCATCTCTGGTTCGCTCAAGAGGTCGGTGTGCTTGATGACGAGGTCGCGCATCGCCTGAATGTTGGGGAGGAAGACGGACCTGACCCACAACCGCCACTCGGCGAGTTCCTCGGGGGAGGGCGGTATCTCATGCACGAAGGGCGACCTGCCGTCAGGACGAGCGTTGCGCTCCATGAACGCGCCGAAGATGCGGCTGTTGGCCTCCGTGAGGGCGAACAGCGGTCCGTAAAAGTCGCTGAGCTGCCGGTTCAAGTGAGCGAGGCGTTCTTGGCGCTGCGCCAGACGCAAGCCGTTGAGATAGGTGGCTGCATAGCCGACGAACGCCAGCGCGATGGTGACGACCACTGTGATCATGGGAGGCGATGCTAGTGAGCATCGCCTTCCCTTCGCGGCGTCTTTGACCCCTCGCACGGGCGGAGCGCAGAACAAGACAGCCCCCCCGCCGGTGCAGAGGGGCTGTGCGGCGTGGGCGCGGCGTTACTTGTCGGCGCAGATCACGTCGTACGGGCGGCCGATCGCCATGGTCAGTTCCATCGGCTCGGTCGTGCCCGACGGGCACTCGCTCTTCGTCTTGACCAGGCCGAGGACCTTGTACGAGCCGGCCGTGGCGCAGGCGACCTCCTGGGCCTGGTCGGTCACGCAGTCGCCCTTCACCAGCTGGCCGCCGCCCGCGCCCGCGTCGCCCGGGTGGTCGTCGGACAGGTTCCGGCCGCAGACGGTGTTGGTGGGTATGCCGCTCGTCTTGCCGCTGCCGTACGAGATGCTCACCTCGATCATCAGGTCGGTGCCGGGCGGGCACTGGATCGAGCCCGGGAGGATGCTGGCCTCCTTGATGTCGATCGCCTTGAAGGTGGCACCGGAGGCGGAGCACTTCTGCGGGCGGTATCCGTCGGGCTTGTTGTCCGGGTCGGGGCCGCCGCAGTCGCCGACCTTCCACGCGCTGGACGTGTCGGAGGAGGACTCGGGGTTGCCGGGGTCCGAGGGCTTCGCGGAGGGCTTGGCGGACGGGGACGCCGTGGCGGAGGCCGAACCCTTGGGCTTGCCGTCGTCGTTGCCGAGCCACTGGGAGGCGCCGTAGATGCCGGCGATGACGAGGGCGACGGCCAGGAAGCCGGCCACGCCGCCGTTCGAGCGGCGCGCGGGGGGCTGGGGCGGGGGCGGGAACGGGGGCGGCGCGGCCTGGTAGGGGTTGGCCATGGGGGCTGTCTCCTGGCGTGAAGGTGAGGGTTGGGGAGGGTCCGGTGTCGGGGACCCGGTCCGGCGTCCGAAGCGGCGCGAACAGGGACGCGTCATGGACACCTCATGGTTCCACGGGGGCGGAGGAGCGGATCACCCTGGTCCGCATGCTGGGAGACGGGGCCGAGCGGCCGGCCCGACAGGGCGTGGCACGAAACCCGCGATCACGGGCAGAAGAGCCACTCGCGGGGGTACGGGGCCGGGCGCGAAGGTAGGGGCATGACAGACCAGCCCACCGGCCGCAGCGCCGAGTTCACCGTCCTGACCACCGGCTACACCACCTCCACCGGACCGGGGGTCGCCGCCACCGTCTCGTACGTCACCGACGGCGACCGGCACGTGATCGTCGACCCCGGCATGGTGGCCCACCGCGACCGGATCCTCGGCCCGCTCGCCGAACTGGGCCTGGCGCCCGACGACATCACCGACGTCGTGCTCAGCCACCACCACCCCGACAACACCATGAACGTGGGGCTGTTCGCCCGGGCCCGGGTCCACGACCACAAGGCGGAGTACCGGGACGACCAGTGGACCGACCGGGACGCCGAGGGGTACGAACTCACCGGCTCCCTGCGTCTGATCCGCACCCCGGGCCACAGCCCAGAGGACATCACCCTGCTCGCCGGCACCGCCGACGGCGTGGTCGCCTTCGTCGGGGACCTGTGGTGGCGTCCGGACGGCCCGGCCGAAGACCCGATGGCGCCGGACCGCGACCTCCTGCGCGGCTCGCGCCTGCGGGTCCTCGGGGCGGCCGACGTGATCGTCCCGGGGCACGGGCGGCCGTTCCCGGCGGGGGACGGGGCTCCGCTGTAGCGGGATGCGGCGTCCCGCCCGCCCCCGGCCCGTCCCGGGGCCCTGACCTCAGAGGACGGCCACCGGGGCCACCGGGGTGCCGGTGCCGCCGACGAACGGTTCCGGCATGGCCGACAGGAGGAAGGCGTACCGGCTCTCTTCCGCACAGGCTGTGGACAACTTTTCGAGATTCCAGTTCTGGCCCTGGAGCATGCCCATCTCGACCAGGTCGAGGGCGTGCACCGGCAGCCACAGGTTCTCGACCTCCGGCGGGAAGATCTCGAAGGTGAGCGTGTCGTTCGCGACCGCCGCCACGTCCCGCGCGTGGAACCACTCCGGGGTGCGGACGGACAGCCCCGGGGAGGGGAAGCCGTAGCCGTGCTTGTCGCCCGCCAGGTAGACCTGGACCTGGCCGGTGCGCACCAGGACGATGTCCCCGGCGCGGACCGCGACCCCGCCGAACTCCTCCGCCTCGGCCAGGTCTTCCGGGGTCACCGGGTGCCCGCCGGGCAGCCGGTCCAGGCCCTTGGCGCGCGCCACGTCCAGCAGGACGCCCCGCGAGACGATGTGCCCGGCCTTGTCGATGCCGCTGTACTCCGACCGGGCGTGGGCGGTGATCGAGGAGGCCGGGCGGCCGTTGTAGATCTTCCCCGAGTGCGAGACGTGCGTCAGGGCGTCCCAGTGGGTGCCCGCCTGCAGGCCCATGGTCACGGCGTCGTCGCTGCACGCCACCGTGCCCGGCCCGAAGAGCTCCTGGTTGATCTGCACCATCGTGTGCAACGGGTTGATCCGGCCCGGGATCATCCCGGCCTGCACCCCGTCCTCCTCGAGGGGGAGGGCCAGCGGGACGCGGCGGCCCGTGCGGATCTCCGCCGCGGCCGCCCGGACGACCTCGTCGGTCACCAGGTTCAGGGTGCCGATCTCGTCGTCGGCGCCCCAGCGCCCCCAGTTGTTGACGCGCTTGGCGATGTCGTGGAACTCGGCCGGCAGTGACATGGGCCTCAACAGCTCCTTGGTGGGAAACGGCAACGAGGGCTTGTGCGGGGACATCTGACTGCCCATAGAATCTAACGGTCCGTCAGAAAACGCGGGAAGGGGCCGGGCGTGGGGAACTTCTTGACAGGCAAGGTCGTCGCCGTCACCGGCGCCGGCCGGGGCATCGGGCGGGCCGTGGCACTCGCCGCGGCCGCCGAGGGAGCCAAGGTCGTCGTCAACGACTACGGAGTGGGCATAGGGGGCGGGGAGCCCACCAGTGAGGTCGCCGAGTCCGTGGTGAGGGAGATCCTCGCCGCGGGCGGCGAAGCCGTCGCCGTCGCCGACGACATCTCCACCATGGCCGGCGGCCGGCGCATCGTCGACACCGCGCTCGCGCAGTTCGGGCGCATCGACGGCGTCGTGTGCGTGGCGGGCATCCTGCGCGAGCGGATGCTCTTCAACATGTCCGAGGAGGAGTGGGACCCGGTGGTCGCCACCCACCTCAAGGGCACCTTCACCGTCTTCCGCGCCGCCTCCGCCGTCATGCGCAGGCAGGGCTCGGGCACCCTCATCGGCTTCACCAGCGGCAACCACCAGGGCTCCGTCGCCCAGGCCAACTACAGCGCCGCCAAGGGCGGGATCATCTCCCTCGTCCGCTCCGCCGCGCTCGGCCTCGCCAAGTACGGGGTCACCGCCAACGCCGTCGCACCCGTCGCCCGCACCCGCATGTCCGCCAACGTGCCCATGGAGCTCAAGGAGATCGGCGAACCCGAGGACGTCGCGGCGCTCGTCACCTACCTCCTCAGCGACCGGGCCAAGGCGCAGGACATCACCGGGCAGGTCTACACGATCGCCGGCCCGAAGATCGCCGTCTGGGCGCAGCCGCGCGAACTGCGCGCCGGGTACGCCGAGGGCTCCTGGACCCCGGAGAAGATCGCCGACTTCCTGCCCGGAACGGTGGGCAAGGACCCGATGCCGATGCTCGCCCAGTTGGAGGCCATGGCCAAGGCGGCGGCCGCCAAGGACCGGCCCAACGCCTAGGACCGAGGGAGACCGGCGTGGATTTCGGCTTCGGGGCACAGGACGAGGAGCTGCGCGGGCGCGCCCGCGCATGGCTGGCGGAGCACCTCGTGGGCCCGTACGCGCGGGCACGGGGCCTCGGCGGTCCGGGCAGCGAGCACGAGGGGGTCGCGGCGCGGCGGGCCTGGGAGCGCGAGCTGGGCCGGGGCGGCTGGATCGGGCAGGGCTGGGAGGCCGAGGGGTACGGGAACCGCCGGCTCTCCCTGACCGGGCAGGTGGTGTGGGCCGAGGAGTACGCGGCGCTGCGCGCACCCGGCCGGGTCGGCCACATCGGGGAGAACCTCCTCGCGCCCACGCTCATCGCCTACGGGACCCGGGAGCAGCGCGACCGCTTCCTGCCCGGCATCGCACGCGGCGAGGAGCTGTGGTGCCAGGGGTACAGCGAGCCGGGCGCCGGCTCCGACCTCGCGGGGATCCGTACGGCGGCGGTACGGGACGCCGCCGACGGGCTCTTGCGGGTCACCGGCCAGAAGATCTGGACCTCCCTGGCCCAGGACGCCGACTGGTGTTTCGTGCTGGCCCGCACCGAGCCGGGGTCCCGGCGCCACCGGGGGCTGTCGTTCCTGCTCGTACGGATGGACCAGCCGGGCCGGATCGACGTGCGGCCGATCCGGCAGATGTCGGGGACCTCGGAGTTCAACGAGGTGTTCTTCGACGGGGCGGTGGCCGCCGAGGTCGTGGGCGCCGAGGGCGACGGCTGGCGCGTGGCCATGGGCCTGCTCGCCCTGGAGCGGGGGGTCTCCACACTGGTCCAGCAGATCGGCTTCGCGGCGGAACTGGAGCGCGTGCTGGCGGCGTACGCGGCCGCCGGCGCCCCCGATCCGGTGGTGCGGGGGCGCCTCGTACGGCAGTGGGCCGAGCTGCGCACGATGCGGTGGAACGCGCTGCGGACGCTGGGTGCCGGCGGCGGTGCCGGTGGCGCGGGTGCCGGCGGCGGGAGCGGCGGGGCCGGCGGCGGTGCGCCGAGCGTGGCCAAGCTGTTGTGGGGCGGGTGGCACCGGCGGCTCGGCGAGCTGGCGGTGGAGGTCCGCGGCGCGGCGGCCGCGGCCGGTGCGGAGCCGTGGGCGCCCGGACTGCCGTACGAGCTCGGACTCGACGAGGCGCAGCGGCTCTTCCTGTTCACCCGTGCCGACACGATCTACGGCGGTTCGGACGAGATCCAGCGCGACATCATCGCCGAGCGCGTGCTCGGCCTGCCTAAGGAGCCCAGGTGAGAGGCGTCGTGTTCGACGGCAAGCAGGCCCAGGTGGTCGACGACCTGGAGATCCGGGATCCGGGGCCGGGGGAGGTGTTGGTCGCGATAGGGGCGGCCGGGCTGTGCCACAGCGACCTGTCGGTGATCGACGGGACGATCCCGTTCCCGCCGCCGGTCGTGCTCGGGCACGAGGGCGCCGGGGTGGTCGAGGCGGTCGGCGCGGGGGTCGCGCACGTGTCGCCCGGCGACCACGTGGCGCTGTCCACCCTCGCCAACTGCGGGGCGTGCGCGGACTGCGACCGGGGCCGGCCGACGATGTGCCGCAAGGCGATCGGGATGCCCGGGCAGCCGTTCTCGCGGGGCGGGAAGCCGCTCTTCCAGTTCGCCTCCAACTCGGCCTTCGCGGAGCGCACGATCGTCAAGGCCGTGCAGGCGGTGAAGATCCCGGCCGACATCCCGCTGACCTCGGCGGCCCTGATCGGCTGCGGGGTGCTGACGGGTGTGGGGGCGGTGCTGAACCGGGCGAAGGTCGACCGGGGCGAGTCGGTGGTCGTGATCGGCACCGGGGGGATCGGGCTGAACGTGCTCCAGGGGGCCCGGATCGCGGGGGCCACGACGATCGTGGCGGTCGACGCGAACCCGGCGAAGGAGGCGGTGGCCCGGCAGTTCGGGGCCACCCACTTCATCGACGCCTCGGCGGTCCCGGACTGCTCGGCGGCGGTCAAGGACATCCTGCCCACCGGCGCGGACCACGCCTTCGAGTGCGTGGGCAGCGTGAAGCTGATCCGCCAGGCCATCGACCTGCTCGACCGGCACGGGCAGGCGGTCCTGCTCGGCGTGCCCGGTTTCCGGGAGGAGGCGTCCTTCCTCGTCTCGTCCATGTACCTGGACAAGACGATCATGGGCTGTCGGTACGGGTCCGCGCGCCCGCAGCGCGACATCGCGCTGTACGCAGAGCTCTACCGGCAGGGCAGGCTGCTGCTCGACGAGCTGGTGACGGAGGTCTACCCGGTGGAGGACTTCGCCGAGGCGGCGGACGACGCCCACCACGGCCGGGTGGCGCGGGGGGTCCTCACGTTCTGGGGGGCGCGGGCGGGCGGGGCCGGGTCGGTGGGGCCGGCCGGTCCGTCCGCCCGCTCAGTCCGCCAGCCGCCCGAAGCGGCCCTGGTGGAAGAGGAGCGGACCGCCCTCGCCCGCCGCGCCCATGGCCACGACCCGCCCGACCACGATGAGGTGGTCGCCGCCGGTGTGGACGGCGTGGATCCGGCAGTCGATCCAGGCGGGCACGGCGTCGAGCTGGGGGGACCCGGTGACGGGGGCCGGGCTGTGGGTGACCCCGGCGAACTTGTCCGCGCCGCTGACGGCGAAGGACCGGCACAGCTCGCCCTGTTCGGCCCCGAGGATGTTCACGCAGAACACCCCGGCGCGGGCGATCCGGGGCCAGGTGGTCGACGTACGGGCCACCATGAAGGTGACCAGGGGCGGGTCCAGGGACAGCGAGGCGAAGGACTGGCAGGCGAAGCCGGCCGGGCCCTGCTCGTCCTCGCCGGGCGGCGCGGTGATGACGGTGACCCCGCTGGCGAAGTTCCCGAGCACGGCCCGGAACTCGGCGGGCGAGACCGGCGCGCGCTCGTCCGCGCCGACGGCCCGCAGATCGGGACGCGGCAGGGCGTCGACGGGCTCGGGCCCCTGCTCCGCCGAGGCGGAGGTGGGGGAGCCGACTGACCTGAGGTATCGGACGACGGTGGCCGCCATCCCTGCGTGTCCCATCACACCTCCGATTGAACCTGACGGCTCGTCAGATGGGAAGGGAGGTGCGGGTCCGGGGCGGGTATTGAACGTGTTCAAGGAGGGGTGTAGGGTCCCGTTCCGAGGGTGTTGAACACGTTCAAGGCGGGGGTGGGCGGAATGGCGCGGGCGACGTACGCGGAGCGCACGGCACACGCGGCGGAGACGGCGCGGCCGGGCTGGTGGGCGGCCGCCCCGGGGGCGGAGGCGGTCCTCGTCGGCGAAGCGCTGGTCGGACTGGCCCTGTGGATCGCCCTGCCGGACGCCGGCGATCCCTACGGCCGGGACACAGGGGTCACCGCAGTAGCCCTCCTCTTCTTCATGCCCATCGTGTGCGTGGTCGGCGGGCTGCTGCTCCTGGGCGGTGCGTTCCTGCACGCCATGCTCTTCACCCGCCCCGCCCTCGCACTGGCGGAGCGGACCGGCCGCCCGTGGGCCGCCGTGGTCTGGCTGCACGCCGCGTCGGCGCTCGGTGCGCTGGCGCCTTGGGCGTACGGGGCCCCGTACGTTGACTCCTGGTTCTGGATCACGGCGGCCGGGGTGCTTCCGCTGGGGGTCGCGGGCCGGGCCCTGCGCACGGGCAGGGCGCCGGCGTCCGTGGTGGCGCGGACGGGCCTGGCGACCGGCTTGATCGCCTTCGCCGCGGCGGTGGCCGTCGTAGCCGGTCAGGGCGCGCCGGAGGGCTACGAGCCGCCCGAGCTCGGGCGGGCGGCGTACGTCGGCGAATGGCGCGGCGCGGCCGGCGGGACGGTCCGGCTTCGGGAGGACGGCACGGCGCGGGTCGACGGCGTGCCGATGGACGCCTTCCGCGGCGGCGCGGCGACCTGTACCGCCACGGGGACCTGGGTGGAGCGGCCGTCCGGGACCCAGCGCGCCCGGCGGGCGGGAGTGGACCTGACCGTGCGCGACTGCGACGGCTATGAGGAGGCCTGGGAGGTGGCCGGCAGCGCCGGGCAACCCGAGCTGTTCCAGCTGTACGGAGACCCCGATCAGGGAGCCCTGTGGCTACTGAGAAAGGCCTGATTGGGTTCTGAACTGCCCTTTGACAAACGAGACATGACCCTGCGTCATGTGAGCGGCGGCGCGTGTGTACAGTCGTCGCCAACGACAGGGACGTCGGGGGCTGGGGTGGGTATGGCGAATGGCTTTCGCAACCGGGCCGAGCGGATCGCACTGGGTGCGATGGCGACGGCGGGCGTCGGGGTCCTGCTCGCGGACCTCCTCGGGTGGCTCGACAAGATGGCCCCCGGAGGAACACTCCCGAAGATCACCCTGCTGATCCTGAGCACCGTCACCCTCTTCCTCCTCATGGAGTTCGACCGCCTGAAGGTGCTCGACACCATGAACGCGCAGGTCTCCCGGCTCGACATCGACGGCATCGAGGGCCAGCTGCGGCGCGAGCGCTACGACGGCGTGACCAGGGTGCACCCGAGTTTCCCCGAGGCAGCCTTCATCGAGCTGCTGAAGAACGCCCGGTGGGAGGTGTCCATCCTGCAGACCTGGATACCCAACCTCGAGCAGCTGAAGACCGAGCTGACCAGGGCCGTCACCGAACGGCGGACCGAGGTGCGCATCCTGCTGCTGCACCCGTCCTCCCTGGTGGCGGACCTGCGCGACCGGGCACTGCGGACCGGGGAGCCCGGCCGGGCCGTGGACGTGCGGGGGAGCCTGCAGATCCTCAAATCCGTCCACGACGAGGTTCCGCCGCAGCTGCGGCACAGGCTCCAGGTGCGGGTGTACAACTCCCTGCCGTCGATCGCCGTGTACAAGGCGGACGACCGCTACCTGGTCAGCTCCTTCCTGCACGGCCGGCTCGCCATCCAGTCCACTCAGCTCGAGATCGACGGGTGCGATACGGCGATGGGCCGGGAAGTCCAAGGAGAGTTGGACAAGTTGTGGGGCATCGGCCGCGAGGTCGACCTCCGCGACTGGCAGAGATCAATCGACACCATGAATTAGAGGTAACGGCCGTGGAAGAACTGGACCGGTTCGAGAACGAACTGATCGAGCGGTACGCGCAGCACCCGGTACTCGCCAACGTCGCGCGGCTCCCCGAGGAGGACTTCGCCGCCGTCCTCCTCCAGCGGCGCTTCCTCTCGCTCGCGTTCACCCCGGCCTACGACCTGGCGATCGACCTCCTGAACGACGAGGAGGGGCTGCGGATCGCCCGGGTCATCCTGCGCGAGGAGTACCCGGACAGCCACGGGGACACGCGGTCCCACCGCGAGGACATGACGGCGGACATGATCCGGCTCGGGGTCTCCCGGGAGGCCCTCGTCCACACCAGGCCGACCGCGGCCACCAAGCTGGCCGTCGACGCCACCTTCGACCTGATCGCCGACGCCGGCACCCACGCCGACGCCGACCTGCGGGTGCTGACCATCCTGCGGTTCTGGGGCGAGATCCTGGTCTCCGTCGAGTACGGGCGGCTGTGGGAGCGCATGGAACCCCGGTTCGACCAGGACGGGGAGAACGTCTCGCGCTTCTACTACCCGCACCACCAGCACGACGCCAAGTGCGGGTCGCTCGCGACCGCCCACCTCCTGGGCACGACCCACTCCGACCGCCTGGCCACCAGGGTGCGGGCCTACCTCGGCAACGGGGGCGCGGCGGCGGCCGACTCCTTCCGGGAGATGGAGGAGCGCTCCCTGCGGATCAAGGTGGACTTCTACGACCAGTTCCTGCCCGCCCTGGAACGCACCCCGGCCCGGACCGGCAGCTGAAGCGGAGCGGCCAGGAGCGGCCGTACGAACCCTGCCCCCGGACGGGTGAATCCCGGCCCCGGGAGGAGGCCGTACGCCCGCCGGCGCGCGGCGGCTCGGCATCGTGGCCGGCGGACGCGTACCGCCGGACCCGTAGGAGGCACTTGATGCTCGGCACCGACTTCCGTACCGGATCACCCAACTGGATCGACCTCGGAAGCCCCGACACCGGGGTGGCCGCCGCGTTCTACGGTGCCGTCCTCGGCTGGACCTTCGTCTCCGCCGGGCCGGAGGCGGGCGGGTACGGCTTCTGGCAGGTGGACGGGAAGACCGTCGCCGCGCTCGGCCCGCTCACCGAGGAGGGGGCCAGGTCCGCCTGGATGGTCCACTTCAACACCCCCGACGCCCGCGCCACCGCCGAGGCCGTCCGGGCCGGCGGCGGGCAGGTGCGGATGGAGCCCATGGACGTCATGGGGGAGGGCTGGCTAGCCCAGTTCACCGACCCGCAGGGTGCGCAGTTCGCGTGCTGGCAGCCCGGCAAGACCGGCGGTCTGGGGCTGACCTCCGTCGAGAACAGCCTGGTGTGGGTGGAGCTCCACGTACCCGACCCGCTCGCGGCCCTCGCCTTCTACCACGGGGTGTTCGGCTGGCGGCACCAGGAGATGACCGGGCCCGGGATGGCGTACCGGGTACTGAGCACCGCCGAGGGCGACCAGCAGCAGGCCTCCTTCGGCGGGGTGGCGGAACAGGGCGGGGGTGAGGGTGCGGGCGCGGGCGACGGGTCGGCGCGGGTGCCGCGCTGGGTGCCGTACTTCAACGTGGCCGACGTGGACGCCACCGCCGCCGCGGTCGAGGGGAACGGCGGTGCGGTGACCATGCCCGCGGTGGACGTGCCGGGCGTCGGCCGGATCGCCTGGGCCGCC is part of the Streptomyces subrutilus genome and encodes:
- a CDS encoding cyclase family protein is translated as MSLPAEFHDIAKRVNNWGRWGADDEIGTLNLVTDEVVRAAAAEIRTGRRVPLALPLEEDGVQAGMIPGRINPLHTMVQINQELFGPGTVACSDDAVTMGLQAGTHWDALTHVSHSGKIYNGRPASSITAHARSEYSGIDKAGHIVSRGVLLDVARAKGLDRLPGGHPVTPEDLAEAEEFGGVAVRAGDIVLVRTGQVQVYLAGDKHGYGFPSPGLSVRTPEWFHARDVAAVANDTLTFEIFPPEVENLWLPVHALDLVEMGMLQGQNWNLEKLSTACAEESRYAFLLSAMPEPFVGGTGTPVAPVAVL
- a CDS encoding flavin reductase family protein, encoding MAATVVRYLRSVGSPTSASAEQGPEPVDALPRPDLRAVGADERAPVSPAEFRAVLGNFASGVTVITAPPGEDEQGPAGFACQSFASLSLDPPLVTFMVARTSTTWPRIARAGVFCVNILGAEQGELCRSFAVSGADKFAGVTHSPAPVTGSPQLDAVPAWIDCRIHAVHTGGDHLIVVGRVVAMGAAGEGGPLLFHQGRFGRLAD
- a CDS encoding VOC family protein, which produces MLGTDFRTGSPNWIDLGSPDTGVAAAFYGAVLGWTFVSAGPEAGGYGFWQVDGKTVAALGPLTEEGARSAWMVHFNTPDARATAEAVRAGGGQVRMEPMDVMGEGWLAQFTDPQGAQFACWQPGKTGGLGLTSVENSLVWVELHVPDPLAALAFYHGVFGWRHQEMTGPGMAYRVLSTAEGDQQQASFGGVAEQGGGEGAGAGDGSARVPRWVPYFNVADVDATAAAVEGNGGAVTMPAVDVPGVGRIAWAADPAGAVFALLKPDPRM
- a CDS encoding acyl-CoA dehydrogenase family protein, coding for MDFGFGAQDEELRGRARAWLAEHLVGPYARARGLGGPGSEHEGVAARRAWERELGRGGWIGQGWEAEGYGNRRLSLTGQVVWAEEYAALRAPGRVGHIGENLLAPTLIAYGTREQRDRFLPGIARGEELWCQGYSEPGAGSDLAGIRTAAVRDAADGLLRVTGQKIWTSLAQDADWCFVLARTEPGSRRHRGLSFLLVRMDQPGRIDVRPIRQMSGTSEFNEVFFDGAVAAEVVGAEGDGWRVAMGLLALERGVSTLVQQIGFAAELERVLAAYAAAGAPDPVVRGRLVRQWAELRTMRWNALRTLGAGGGAGGAGAGGGSGGAGGGAPSVAKLLWGGWHRRLGELAVEVRGAAAAAGAEPWAPGLPYELGLDEAQRLFLFTRADTIYGGSDEIQRDIIAERVLGLPKEPR
- a CDS encoding SDR family oxidoreductase; translation: MGNFLTGKVVAVTGAGRGIGRAVALAAAAEGAKVVVNDYGVGIGGGEPTSEVAESVVREILAAGGEAVAVADDISTMAGGRRIVDTALAQFGRIDGVVCVAGILRERMLFNMSEEEWDPVVATHLKGTFTVFRAASAVMRRQGSGTLIGFTSGNHQGSVAQANYSAAKGGIISLVRSAALGLAKYGVTANAVAPVARTRMSANVPMELKEIGEPEDVAALVTYLLSDRAKAQDITGQVYTIAGPKIAVWAQPRELRAGYAEGSWTPEKIADFLPGTVGKDPMPMLAQLEAMAKAAAAKDRPNA
- a CDS encoding MBL fold metallo-hydrolase; the protein is MTDQPTGRSAEFTVLTTGYTTSTGPGVAATVSYVTDGDRHVIVDPGMVAHRDRILGPLAELGLAPDDITDVVLSHHHPDNTMNVGLFARARVHDHKAEYRDDQWTDRDAEGYELTGSLRLIRTPGHSPEDITLLAGTADGVVAFVGDLWWRPDGPAEDPMAPDRDLLRGSRLRVLGAADVIVPGHGRPFPAGDGAPL